The nucleotide sequence GAGTTCGCAGTGGCCCATGACCTGGGTATTATAAACTCGTTTTTTAGGAAACGAGTTTCTCATTTGATCACTTTTAGTAGCGGGGGGCGTAACACGCAAATAGATTATCTCTTGATGAAGAGAGAAGATAGACGATGGTGGAGGGACTGCAAGGTTATACCAGGGGAGACAACGGTGACTCAACACCATTTGCTGGTAGCAGATATAGGTCTGAGAAGAAAGCTTACGGAGGGGGAGAGGAAAGGTCGACCTAGGATCCGATGGGGAAGCCTAAAGGGAGACAAGATTACAATGTTTAGAGACAAGGTAATCCCTATGACAGCCAATTGGGTGGGTGGGGATGCAAACCGGTTGTAGGAGGCCATGGCGACTACCGTTACCCAGGTGGCAGAGGAGACGCTAGGGGTTACAACAGGATTGACAAGCGGGCATAAAGACACCTGGTGGTGGAGTGAGGATGTGCAGATCAAGATAAGGGATAAACAAGGGAGTTTTAGAGATCTTTTGAGGTGCACGGTCGAGGAAGAGCGACTGAGGTTGAAGGAGAGGTACAAGAAGGCCAAAAGAGAGGCGAAGAAGGCAGTGGCGGAGGCAAAGAACACCGCTTATAAGAATATGTATGAACGACAGGAGACGAAGGAAGGGGAACATGCTATGTTCAAGATTGCCAAAGCTAGGGAGCGTAGAAAGTAAGATTTAGGGGTAGTGAAATTTATAAAGGGAGAGGATGGGTAGGTCCTAGTAAAAGAACCAGACATTAAGTTGAGATGGCAAACCTACTTTTCTAATCTTTTTAATGGGGGGAGAGAAGTCCAACAAGAAAGCGACAACAACAACACTCAAGGACGACAACGAAATAACTGCTATTGTCGGAGTATTACAATGGGAGAAGTAAGGACAACACTCAAGAAGATGGGAAGGGCTAAGGCAGTTGGTCCTGACAACATACCGATAGAAGTGTGGAAGTGTTTGGGAGAGGATGGAGTTCGATGGCTAGCTACTTTGTTTAATCTTACTTTCAAATCTGGAAAAATCCCGGAGCAGTGGAGGAGTAGTGACGTAGTGCCCTTGTATAAGAATAAAGGTGATGCCCAGTGTTGTGGGAACTACAGAGGGATTAAGCTATTAAGCCACACTATGAAACTTTGGGAACGGGTAATTGACACTAGGATTAGAAAAGAAACTCAGGTTACGGTAAACCAGTTTGGTTTCATGCCAGGGCATTCAAGTACGGAAGCGATTCATATTCTACGGAGATTAATGGAAAAGTATAGGGAGAAAAAACGAGATCTACATATGGTTTTCATTGACCTTGAAAAGGCATATGACAGTGTGCCACGTAGACTGATTTGGGAAAGCTTGGAGGGTAGGGGAGTTCCTTGGAAGTATATAGACTTAATTAGGGATATGTATGATAGGACCGTGACTAGGGTTCGTACGCCTGTAGGAGATACAGAGTCTTTCCCCGTGGAAGTAGGACTCCACCAGGGATCCGCGTTGAGTCCGTTTCTTTTTGCGGTTGTCTTGGATGAGCTGTCCAAGTCTATTCAAGAGACAGTTCCGTGGTGCATGCTTTTTGCGGATGATATAGTGTTAGTTGCTGAAACTAGACAAACCCTAAATGCCAGGTTAGAGGAATGGAGAGCAGCCTTAGAAAGCAATGGTTTAAGGATTAGTCAGTCTAAGACTGAGTATCTTTATTGTAATTTCAGCGGTGCAGGTGACAACGTGGACACTCAGGTTACCATTGAGGGTCAAGTGGTCCCACAAACGACTAAGTTCAAGTACTTAGGATCATTTGTGCAAGGGGACGGGGAGATAGATAATGACGTATTTCACCGCATCCAGGTTGGCTGGTGTAAGTGGAGAGCAGCCACTAGAATTTTGTGTGACAGGAGGTTCCCAACAAAATTAAAGGGAAAATTTTATAGGGTAGTAGTTAGACCGGCTATGTTATATGGGACAGATTGTTGGGCCATCAAGAAAACACAAGCGCGCAAGATGGAGGTAGCGGAGATGAGAATGTTTAGGTGGATGTGTGGACACACAATGTTAGACCGAATAAGGAGTGAGGTTTTTAGGGGTTGGTTAGGAATAGCTAGTATATCAGACAAGTTAAAAGAGGGGAggttgagatggtttgggcatgtgaagaggaGGCAGTTGACAGAACCAGTTAGAGCAGTGGAAATCATGACAGTGGAAGGAAGGAGGAGTAGAGGCAGGCCCAAGTTGACTTGGGATGAAAGACTTAGACAAGATTTGTTAGAATTGCACCTCTCTGAGGACATGGTTCATGATAGGAGttcgtggagacgtaggattaaggttaaggactaGTAGGTGAGGGTATAGACATGTCCTACCTGTGccttggagggggggggggttagattCTTTTACACTTTAGGTAGACCAACATATGATGATTTTCTtgtatatatgcatatatgttgCTTACTGATGACTTATCTACCTACTGCTACGTGATTTACTTACCCGTTTTTCGTCTACCTGTCTGTTGGTTGTTTTGGAGCCGGGGGTCTCTcaggaagcagcctctctattcttgAATAGAGGAAAGGTTTGCCTACATCCCACCTCCCCCAGACCCTACCCATAGTTCtgatatttgtgggatttactgggtatggttgttgttgttgtactcTTTCGGAATTTAGATTtcgaggagaatatccattttcgactgggggtggacatctattgtagacaacacttggtttcttaccagaaatttttacttcatcatcttcttttgtctCGGACTTCTTTTCTTCCGAAGTCTTCTCTTCCTCaaatgttttcaatctttccacaattgggtaaatcctgtcaacaacaaaagtagagcatgagtaactttttaataatctGTTAACTCTCTCAGTTTCAATTCTCTGAGTTTCCAGTTTCAGCTTGTTCACTATTTGACTCGGTGTACTTATTCATTTctctgttcaaaacatcatatgattctttcagccTTTTTATATTGTGTAGCAActcattgttttgcttgatcagAGAATCACAATTCATACACTTCTCAAAAACTTGACTGCATCAGTATCAGTTTTAATTTCAAactctggaacttctttgactatTCTTACTTGAACTTCTTCTTTACcatttttctttttctcagcttcagcttgttcctgttcttcttcttcttcatatttcttccatttctcttcttcagcttttgcaatttttctgtatttttctgCCCAATATTCATCAGAAGCattagcaacaaaagctttagcgTTTAAAATCTCTTTGCCCATGAATTCTTTGTCTGGGCAATaattgtcccaactaaaaccttctggcaatttttcatcttcttgatctgccaAACATACTTTACTATCcgttggaatgtatttatcccaactgaatctACTTTCCTTGCCCTGATTAaccagacatgctctctttgaatcttcaatttcttttctaccatgtgcagtttgtgcctgttgttgttgatgtggttgttgtgtaacttgatgataaatcgcctttttataGTAGTCGTTTCCGAAAGgatttgagctccacttgcttcgcgatttatgcactctctcttgaaatgccccgtttccctgcaacgaaaacaagtgactttagacttatcaaaacctaaagttgaaacatttacatcacgaaaatcatctctgcctgttatttgtttaaatttttcagcacgtctcaacacactagccatacaccattttatatccatcaattccatctcctcagcatcaatttgatcgtaatcctctttcatGAGCATTGGATTCCagatcctccctgcaactaaacctccataggattcaagcacagtcaccaacaaagacatgtgacttttagcaacttcctcagtataattctgatcattttcaagatttaaagcaatgttgcattgaagaactttgccactctttgttgtagaaaaatgtggatcaaatgttggaaatgaagtaaatcctgttttgctgcttgatccctgagatgaactttcagaagaaccttttgcattaaaagcagtttcaatctttggaGAAAAATTGGTCTTATCACTAACACCACTTTTGAAATACAATccgatgtcttgttctccatcatagttcttcatcctagcaatctttctttgctccatctcttgagcttcaagatgTTTAATAAACTCACCCAGTGTTAACTTTTTATATTCCTTTCTATTATTCCTCAACATCATCAGATACGTTCCCCAAATatcatgtggtaacgcatcagctagtTCCTCAACATCATCAGATACGTTCCCCAAAAATCTGTCCAAGCGGAATTAgctttgaagcgaaatcaggttgactcaagcggaatcaggttgaTTTTTCAAGCGGAAATacgatttcaagcgaaataggtGACTTCAAGCGGAACTACTCAAGCGGGATaccagtttcaagcgaaatcactaccactcttcaagcggaatcacaatgaCATCAGCATTTCGAACAGAATATTCAAGCGAAATAACTAAAATGTCAAGTTTTAGATTGATTTTAattctgaaactttccagggtttgttaaaacatgattacGCGTATAATGTGTGAAAAtgagccaattttaaccgtgaaaaatttttcaatttgaaaaggaaggtgtagaaaacagaaaatgcagctaaaatggtaagaactcttcctcctgagctctgataccacatgtaggatcgttttcagacccgaacgagtcgatagAAGAGTGATTCaccaatacaaaaggcggaaacaatTGTATTAGTGTTATttcagctgtattcactttaaaacTATCTTGTATATTGATTCTAGAACAATTACAATTCAGAAGACAcctcgacagagcttcgccgtcggaaaattCTCTGCTAATTCCGCTTCAAATGACACACAACATCAGCTATATATAgatgacctgatttcgcttgaaacatctTCAAGCgggatctgatttcgctccaaactgacTCAAGCAAAATCAGTCATATaagcttcaagcggaattaaacaatctgatttcgcttgaaatgacctagtgtcatttcaagcggaattactacTAATTCACACTTTCTCGATTTCCGAACCCTGATCTATCTTGTTCTATATaaaactcgatacaagacgaaatcGACAGACGGATGTACCAACATGTATGGTATGGTATGGAATGTTTAATTTTTAACAATCGACGTAAGAAGAAAGTATGTCATTAAAAAGTAAATTTCAAAAGTTTGAGTGGGAAATTTGAGTATCTAATAAACTTCGTATGATGAAATTGCACGACACATTTACTTATATAAATTAAGTAACGCATGAAGCGAAAGCAATAGTAATATGAAATGCATGAAATGATTTGAAGGCAACGTAAAGGTATGTAGGGTACAAATAACTACAAAAGATGTAGAATAATGTTAACTTGGAGTTTAGCATGTATGCGTGACTATGAAATAGTAGTTTTGTTGTGATAACAAAACAAGAGTTAAATGTTATACAATGTGTCTATAGAATGAAATCTTAGAGGATGAGACGAAGGTATTAAATCTGTTACAAACTAATCATATGAAGGTAAGCATTATTATAAGTttaaataaatatgtatattgACATGTTACTAACGGGTCGAGGAAATGAGAATGTTATATGGAAGTATACCATGGAAAGTATAGACTTGTTAAGAAGAAGTCAAGTGTATGAATAATTGTGAAACAAGATAGGATGATTACTTATAATTATGATGTGACTATTAAGTCAAACATAGATGTGTATGTGTAAGAgaaaatgagaaaggtttcggggacgaaacctcatttaaggggggtagacctataacaccccaaaaacgggtttggtaaattAAAACTCGGTGATATAAAGAAATGAGTTTTAATCTCTTATTTAACCAAAATGAAACTagagggaccaaaaccgttaagtgggaaacatgattttgtaaaacaaaactaaaacaccacacacacacatagtgtgtgtgtgtgtgtgtgtgtgtgtcgatgaTCAGGAAGGAAAAAGAGGGTTCAAACCCTAgtttcttcaaaatcttcaaattgaaaGGCAAGATGAAGCTTAAACTCATAATCGAGCAtagattaatgatcaccttcaaAAGGGGATcgcaaggtatgtcttaaaagttagattggtgattatgcatgaagtgggttatgttgtaaatcgcgaatttgtatgaaattgagcaTGTGTATGTGTTAGATTCATCAATTggaacatggattatgcatggtttgggttaatttgatgtttttaagTGAAACCCGTTGATTATGGTGATGGTGACGACTTGAATGATCACCCATGTCCTAATTCTTGcttaatattgatgtattttgatttgtatGATGGTttcttgttagaggaattgaaagaaatatgatactagtatgtttgatgttatTGCATGTAcgattcatgttgattagaagtAGGAATTTGATGAATTGTGTATGAGATAAGAAGGATATGCAAAAAAGTTTTGGTTAAAGAGGGAAAAACCCTGATTCTCTCTCTCCTTGGCGATTTTCGGCTCCTCATGAAACCCTGATTTTTCTTTGAGATCTTATgcataacagtctgtgattagagcTTTCATCTTTCAAAAATCTATAACGAACTAGTTAGCATTAGTGATTGAtctaaaattagggttttgtcttttcttcttcttcaatcgCCACCTAAGTGATCGATCAGAAA is from Helianthus annuus cultivar XRQ/B chromosome 9, HanXRQr2.0-SUNRISE, whole genome shotgun sequence and encodes:
- the LOC110875875 gene encoding craniofacial development protein 2-like is translated as MVVICVYAPHMGLGDQEKREFWDRLDVVVRAVPREERIFISGDFNGHIGKDSDGFQSADGGFGFGDRNEPGRELLEFAVAHDLGIINSFFRKRVSHLITFSSGGRNTQIDYLLMKREDRRWWRDCKVIPGETTVTQHHLLVADIGLRRKLTEGERKGRPRIRWGSLKGDKITMFRDKVIPMTANWVGGDANRL